Below is a genomic region from Sulfitobacter sp. OXR-159.
GCAGCTTTTCACCCGCCCCGGCGGCTTTGCCCTGACCCGGACCATCGCGGGCGAATCTGAACTGCTCACCCTCGCCGTCGACCCTGCCCGGCAGCGCCAAGGGCTGGGCCGCGCCCTGCTACACGACTGGTTGGCGGCCCTGCCCGCCGACTGTGACAGCGCCTTTCTTGAGGTTGCCGCCGACAATCTTCCCGCCCGCGCGCTCTATGCGGATGAAGGCTTTGCCCAAATTGCCACCCGCCGTGCTTATTACGCACGCAAGGGTGCGGCGGCGGTCGATGCCTGCATTCTGCGGCGCATGTTGACCCGTGGTCACTGTGGCGATCCCGCCGCCCAGCCCGCAAAAAGCGGTTGACCCTACCCCCTGCCTGCGCCCTAAATTACACCTGATCATATGATCCACAAACGCCGTGGCGGCAGCACCTGCCCGACCGCCCGGCACCACAAACCGGGAGACGATAAATGACCCTCATGACGAAATTCCTCGGCGCAGCCGCAGGCTTGGCCCTGACATCGGGCGCCGCGCTGGCCGAACCCGCGCTGATCTTTGACCTCGGCGGCAAGTTCGACAAAAGCTTCAACGAAGCGGCCTTCAACGGCGCGACCCGCTGGGCCGAAGAAACCGGTGGCAAATTCGCCGAGATCGAAATGCAGTCCGAAGCGCAGCGTGAGCAGGCTCTGCGCCGCTTCGCCGAATCCGGTGCCAACCCGATCATCACCATGGGTTTTGCCATGGCCGATCCGCTCTCGACCGTCGCGCCTGACTACCCAGACACGAAATTCGCCGTGGTCGACGTGAACTGGCTCGACCTGCCCAACGTCCGTCAGGTCAGCTTTGCTGAGCATGAGGGGTCCTACCTCGTTGGCGTGATGGCCGCGATGGCCTCCAAATCGAATACCGTCGGCTTTGTCGGTGGCATGGACGTGCCGCTGATCCGCCACTTTGGCTGCGGCTATGCCCAAGGCGTTATGGCGACCAACCCCGATGCCAAAGTGATCGCCAACATGACGGGCACAACCCCCGCCGCTTGGAATGACCCGGTAAAGGGGTCTGAGATCACCAAAGCCCAGATCAACCAAGGCGCTGACGTGGTATACGCCGCAGCAGGCGGCACCGGCGTGGGCGTGCTGCAAACCGCCGCCGACGAAGGCATCCTGTCGATCGGCGTGGACAGCAACCAAAACCACCTGCACCCGGGCAAAGTTCTGACCTCGATGCTGAAACGTGTCGATGTCGCGGTCTATGACGCGATGATGGCGGGCGAAGACCTCGAAGTTGGCGAAGTCGTGACCCTCGGCCTTGCCGAAGAAGGTGTCGGCGTCGCCATGGACGAGCATAACGCCGATCTCGTGACCGAAGAAATGAAGGCTGCCGTAGACGAAGCGCGCCAGAAGATCATCGACGGTGAGATCAAAGTGGTTTCCTACTACGAGAATGACAGCTGCCCGGCGCTGGACTTCTGAACTTAGATTAACCAAAATGACCACAAGGGCCGCGCCGTTCCACCGGCGCGGCCCTTTCCGAACATGACAGCGTGACACGGACAAAGATGGCTCATTCCCAGATCAAGGGCCGCCACGCCCGCAGGACCTTTTGATATGACCGATACCGCCCCCGCTACCGGCATTGCCCCCGCTACCGGCACCGCGCCAGCGATCGAACTCAAAGGCATCTCCAAAGCCTTCGGCCCTGTGCAGGCTAACAAAGACATCTCGATCCGCGTGATGCCCGGTACGATCCACGGAATTATCGGCGAAAACGGCGCGGGCAAGTCAACGCTGATGTCGATCCTCTATGGCTTCTACAAAGCCGACGCGGGTGAGATCTTCATCAGTGGCAAAAAGACCGAGATTCCCGACAGCCAGGCCGCCATTGCGGCGGGCATCGGCATGGTGTTCCAGCATTTCAAGCTGGTCGAGAATTTTACCGTTCTGGAAAACATCATTCTGGGCGCCGAAGATGGCCGACTGCTGAAGCCCTCGCTCTCCAAAGCCCGCAAAACGCTGATCAGCCTGTCTGAGGACTACGGCCTCAACGTCGATCCCGACGCGCTGGTGCAGGACATCGGCGTCGGCATGCAGCAGCGCGTGGAAATCCTCAAGGCGCTCTACCGGCAGGCCGATATTCTGATCTTGGACGAGCCGACCGGCGTGCTGACCCCTGCCGAGGCCGACCAGCTGTTCCGCATCCTCGGGCGCCTGCGCTCTGAGGGTAAAACCATCATCCTCATCACGCACAAA
It encodes:
- a CDS encoding GNAT family N-acetyltransferase yields the protein MTPAALAALHAAAFTQERPWQEAEFASLLDSPFVQLFTRPGGFALTRTIAGESELLTLAVDPARQRQGLGRALLHDWLAALPADCDSAFLEVAADNLPARALYADEGFAQIATRRAYYARKGAAAVDACILRRMLTRGHCGDPAAQPAKSG
- a CDS encoding BMP family lipoprotein, with the protein product MTLMTKFLGAAAGLALTSGAALAEPALIFDLGGKFDKSFNEAAFNGATRWAEETGGKFAEIEMQSEAQREQALRRFAESGANPIITMGFAMADPLSTVAPDYPDTKFAVVDVNWLDLPNVRQVSFAEHEGSYLVGVMAAMASKSNTVGFVGGMDVPLIRHFGCGYAQGVMATNPDAKVIANMTGTTPAAWNDPVKGSEITKAQINQGADVVYAAAGGTGVGVLQTAADEGILSIGVDSNQNHLHPGKVLTSMLKRVDVAVYDAMMAGEDLEVGEVVTLGLAEEGVGVAMDEHNADLVTEEMKAAVDEARQKIIDGEIKVVSYYENDSCPALDF